Proteins found in one Ischnura elegans chromosome 11, ioIscEleg1.1, whole genome shotgun sequence genomic segment:
- the LOC124167777 gene encoding uncharacterized protein LOC124167777, protein MSYLARYLKKDLLLLAEELGETVPEDAKIFSIKKLITNSCNYEEEFCKEWLQFRERLRKEEIEERERLRKEEIEERERLRKEEIEERERLRKEEIEERRRREETQFELERLKIQNNGLRDGMSDQNMPVRPKFKLSDVMPCFDSKENDISLYLVTFERQAKRAQVPVEDWVVHLIGLMPRDIAELIAREPEEAANNFDYVKTLLLERFKLSSEKFRQLFFNNLKTAETSWKEFTYKLRNYWNGWISGLGIKTFEQLSDLMVTEQIKRKVPAEVRDHFLDEWTSFKDADILAKKLDDYANVRELFSRKTIIEDQKEKFKYSENRWFPRQKDNWNREDNSPNIKEYSKEIENAFEQRALRKCYICRSTDHLKAECPKLRPPTQRTKEVVGRVMTFESDELMKDFISEGLVNGYKMPILRDTGSSIDIISQDFVAPEMLTGETICVMTPFSQSPITLPLAEVELVGKFGRVFGKAAVVRRELDRGIYLLGNQTAKLVEEVRKQMPEPEWVCAVQTRAMKRREEREKEAEKLKQLQSEVDKQMNLGSPPSLTSPLNMSIEEKMEVDNRSIYVGNVDYGATAEELEQHFHGCGSINRVTILCNKCDGHPKGFAYIEFADRESLQTAMAMDDSLFRGRQIKVMPKRTNRPGLSKTDRPPRGRFRTRARGSSYFGYRPTKRPSRIRHSSYYLPY, encoded by the coding sequence ATGAGCTATTTAGCtcgatatttaaagaaagatttgTTGTTGTTGGCGGAAGAGTTGGGAGAAACAGTTCCCGAAGATGCaaagattttttcgataaaaaaattgataactaatagctgcaattatgaagaagaattCTGTAAAGAATGGCTTCAATTTCGAGAAAGATTGCgcaaagaagaaattgaagagcgGGAACGGttacgaaaagaagaaattgaagagcgGGAACGGttacgaaaagaagaaattgaagagcgGGAACGGttacgaaaagaagaaattgaagaaagaagacgaaggGAGGAGACGCAGTTTGAGTTAGAAaggctaaaaattcaaaataatggacTACGCGATGGTATGTCAGATCAAAACATGCCAGTTAGACCAAAGTTTAAATTATCAGATGTCATGCCATGCTTTGACTCCAAGGAAAATGACATTAGTCTGTATTTGGTCACTTTCGAAAGGCAGGCAAAAAGGGCGCAAGTTCCCGTAGAGGACTGGGTTGTGCATCTCATAGGGCTTATGCCGCGTGACATTGCGGAATTAATTGCCAGGGAACCAGAAGAAGCAGCGAACAATTTTGATTACGTAAAAACACTGTTGCTGGAGAGGTTCAAGTTAAGTTCAGAAAAATTTAGACaactatttttcaacaatttgaaGACAGCTGAAACATCGTGGAAGGAATTTACGTATAAGTTGAGGAATTATTGGAATGGTTGGATTTCTGGTTTGGGAATAAAGACATTCGAGCAACTTAGTGATTTAATGGTGAcggaacaaataaaaaggaaggttCCAGCAGAAGTGAGAGACCATTTCCTTGATGAATGGACTTCGTTTAAAGACGCtgatattttggcaaagaagctGGATGATTATGCTAACGTACGTGAATTATTCAGCAGGAAGACAATTATAGAAGATCAGAAAGAAAAGTTTAAGTATAGTGAGAACCGCTGGTTTCCCCGACAGAAAGATAATTGGAATAGAGAAGATAACTCACCGAATATCAAAGAATActccaaagaaattgaaaatgcttttgaaCAAAGAGCTCTTCGTAAGTGTTATATCTGTCGGTCGACTGATCACCTAAAAGCTGAATGCCCTAAGCTAAGGCCCCCCACGCAGAGAACGAAAGAGGTGGTGGGACGCGTAATGACATTCGAAAGTGATGagttaatgaaagattttatatctgaaggtttggtaaatggatacaaaaTGCCGATTTTACGAGATACTGGCTCGTCAATAGACATCATATCTCAAGATTTTGTAGCCCCGGAAATGCTGACTGGCGAGACAATATGTGTAATGACTCCTTTTTCCCAGAGCCCTATTACACTTCCCCTGGCGGAAGTCGAACTAGTAGGTAAATTTGGACGCGTGTTTGGGAAGGCAGCTGTAGTCAGACGCGAGCTGGATCGCGGCATATATTTGCTGGGAAACCAAACGGCAAAGCTTGTAGAAGAGGTAAGGAAGCAAATGCCAGAGCCAGAGTGGGTGTGTGCGGTTCAGACCAGGGCAATGAAAAGacgtgaagagagagagaaagaagcagAAAAATTGAAGCAACTACAGTCAGAAGTGGACAAGCAAATGAATCTGGGAAGCCCACCTAGCTTAACTAGTCCTTTGAATATGTCAATTGAGGAGAAAATGGAGGTAGACAACCGttcaatttatgttggaaatGTTGACTACGGAGCAACTGCTGAAGAACTAGAACAGCATTTTCATGGCTGTGGTTCAATAAATCGAGTAACCATTCTGTGTAATAAATGTGATGGCCATCCAAAAGGTTTTGCTTACATAGAATTTGCTGATAGAGAGTCTCTTCAAACTGCTATGGCTATGGATGACTCTCTGTTTAGAGGACGACAAATTAAGGTGATGCCCAAGCGAACTAACCGCCCTGGACTAAGCAAGACAGATCGGCCACCCCGTGGAAGGTTTCGCACAAGGGCTCGTGGCTCATCCTACTTTGGTTATCGACCAACCAAGAGGCCAAGTAGGATCCGCCATTCTTCCTACTACCTGCCGTACTGA